The Bombus vancouverensis nearcticus chromosome 11, iyBomVanc1_principal, whole genome shotgun sequence DNA window CAAGGAATTATATTACCGAGGTGTTCGCTGGAGCATTTCAAAGAATGCCAGCATTGAAGACCGTAGATCTCAATCACAATCTAATACATCGCATACATCCCGAGTTCTTCCCGCGCAGGCCCGGAAACATCTTGGAGGAGATGTGGATGATCAACAACGATCTAAGTCACGTGACTGAACTGAGATCGATAATGGAGGCTTTGCCTAGATTGAAGTTTCTCGATGTTAGTCACAATCAAATCGAGGAGATACCATTTGGGGCACTCAGGGGGCATCTCACACTGGAAAGACTTCACCTTGATCACAATAGAGTGGCCTTTCTGCAGAGAGAAACCTTCACCGCGATGCCCGCTCTTAGGGAACTtagattgaaaaataattctttgtCAAACTTATTGGAAGCGCCGTTCTGGAACTTGCCATCATTGAAAGTAAGTGGTCGACGATGAAACGTTCTCTATGTTCTAGCTTAATCGTGCTCTATTACAATTTCAGGGTCTAGATCTTTCAGAAAACTACTTTCGTCATATAGAGCCTCGTTTATTAGCAAATTTGCCAAGTTTGAGACGTTTGGATATGAGCGGAAACGCTGTAGGCCTTATAGAGCCTGACTCGTTCATGGGTACACCGGCTTTAGAGCACATCAACATTTCTGGAAACGCGCTCTCGGTTCTTCATCCCCTCACGTTTCATCATTTAGCTAATCTTTACGAACTGGACATCGGTTGGAATCGAATGCTCGAGATAGTTCCGGGTTTACCGAGAAACATAGAACACCTTCACATGCCTATGAATCGGATCATCGTTCTACCAGCTGTGTCTTCTCAAGACCTCGATCTGCCAGTTCTCAGGTCCTTGGATCTCAGCGCAAACGGAATCGAAAGAATACCACCAGGAACTTTGACCGACCTGCCGAACTTGAGAAAGTTAAATTTCGGCTACAATTCTCTTCGAATCTTAGAAGACGGTGCATTCGAAGGATTGTCGAGATTGGAGCAATTGGACTTAAAATATAATCGATTAGTCACTCTACATGGACGAAGTTTTAGACCATTGAGATCGCTGATGGATTTAAATTTACGGGGCAGTCGTTTGGAAGTTCTAAGGCCAGATATCTTCCAGGAAAATATTCGATTACAGAGATTGGATCTCAGCAGGAACAACCTTGCGCAAATACCTCATGCAACTTTTTCAAGTACCAGgtaacaaaatgaaatattcttGTGTATAATCATATAGTACACTCGTACCATAATGCGTACAAAACTACGTAAAGATGCGCCATTTTTTGCACGTCAACAAGCGAGTAGAAAAGCAGTTTCACTCGTAGTTATATGGTTGCGTCACTAGCAAATTGGTACCTAGAAAGTTCTTCATGCCCGTGTTGAATGTCCCCTTCTATTTGCGAGATGGCACCATCCTGGCGTGTCGTTTATTTTCTACCAGTTTCTGTTGCTTTAACAAGTGAGCTCTAATCGCTTAAATGCGAACGAAAAGATCGGTCCCTTAAACGgtaattttttttagaaatttagtCATTTAACTTATTGGCGTATTAGTTTCTGAACGCTAAACGTTTTCCTCTATCCTTTTTTCAATCAAAATTACTATTTTTCATTTCAACATTTTATTGCAAACTGATCTTAAGTCTGCCGAGATACGTTTAGGCAGACCGATTTGTCAAAGTCGGAAACGACTGTTCCTGTTAATGACTCCATATCAAAGGGAGGAAACGACGTTAATTGCAGAGACCTTCGTGAACTATACGCGTCGCACAATACTTTGACCGAGTTACCCGGATCGTTACACGGCTTAACAGCTCTTCAGGTACTCGACTTGAGCTTCAACAAGCTGAACATCCTGTCGCCGGAAACATTGAGCAGTCTATCGGCCTTGCTCGAGCTCAAACTTGTCAGGAATCGTATCCGCGAGTTGCGTGAAGGCGCCTTTGATGGTTTGCCACGGTTAACGTTAATCGATCTGGAAAATAATGATCTGAGAATTATCGAACGGAACGCTATCAGAGCTCTGCCCGAATTGCAGGCGATACGACTTGGGAAAAATCGATTACAGGTAGCAGAAAATATTTGTTGTTTCTTTGATTTTAATCGAGAAACTATAACTATTGGTTACTGTCTCTATAATTATCTGGACATACGTACGTAGATAATTCCAAGCGGAGCTTTCACCGAGTTGCCACTGCTGCAAAGCGCGGAACTTCAGGAAAATCGGATCCAGGAAATTGCAAGTAACGCATTCATTAACGTGCCTCACCTTCTCTTCCTTAATCTAAGCAACAATCATTTACCTTCGTTGGACTACGTTGGTTTAGAGAGCTTGCGTTCCCTGGAAGTTTTAGATTTGAGCAATAATCGATTGTCTAGGGTATCGAGCAACAGTTTAGCATCGATGGAGTGGTTGGTCGAGCTGAAAGTAAGTAAAACAAAATTGAGGATGAAAATAATTGCTTCGTAGATTATTTGCTAATAAATGTGCTAATTAAAAAGAATTAATGACTTGTGAACGAAATATCTCTTTCTTTCAAATGAAGTATTCGAGAGTGAAAATGAATGGAATGGttgtgataaaagtcgattttCGTAATGATCGTATTAAACGCAAACCGAGTACGAAAAAATATGCCTGTGGTGGGGATAGTCTTTAGTAATAACGGGGAATACTTTCTCGTCGAGAGTGAAACTTCGCCACGAAGCGTGGTGCGAGGCCACTCGTTATGCTAGTAGAGCAATTATTCTGCAAATGTAGCTGTATCGTTATTTAAGAAGATAGCGGATCGTTTTACATATGTTGTCCATGTTAATTGCAGATGGACAACAATCGTATTTGTACCATCCAAGGTTCGCCTTTCGATGAAATGCCGAGACTTCGAGTTCTCAGTTTAAGAAGCAATCGAATGGCTTCCGTTTCGGAAGCAGCGTTCAAAAGATTGCGATCAAACATCGCTGTCTTAGATATCGATGGTAAtcaaatttcttcttttctttactACTTGGTATTCTATACTAGtgtttcgtaaaaataattttactcgTATTAAAGGAAATCCACTCTCGTGTTCCTGTGGAATGTTATGGTTAAGGGGATGGCTGCAGCAAGCTTCCTCCGAAGGTCCAAGATGCGCGGACGGATCTTTATTCAAGGAAATTAGATTATCACGTCAGGATTGTCAACGCGAAAGACAGATTGATCCGATCCACCCCGGCTGCGAGGCGGAAATGATCGACGTTGCACCGTATCCTGTCTCCTCTTCTAGTGAGTAATATTCGCAAATTATCACTTTCGTTTATCAATCAGATGCTTAATAAATACTTTATCAGTATTTGGAGCAACGGAGATGGTACCACTTCGTATGAATCTGAAAGACTCGTCAACACAAAATCCTCCCAATACTCAGGATACTGATTACTTCTACGACTATCCGGATTACCAAGACGGCAAAAGTAATACGACAAATGTAACTTTCACGTCGACTCAGTTTCTGACTACAATAGCACCAGAAGCTGTGAAAGCCACTCAAACAACGGAGATGATTCAACCTTCGACGAACAATACGATTCCCATAAAAAAGGGTACTTCGATGCCTCCCTCTCCCAGTAGCTCTGGTTTTACCTTTTTCGGGGTTCCTTTGCCTAGTCTCAATTTCAATCTTTGGGGTAATTCGAGGAAGAAGTTCGAAAGAAAGAATTCTTCGGGAAGACCTGGAAGAGGTCGTTACAGGATGTTCCCACCTACAGAACCGGAAATCCATAGAGGTGGTTTCGTACCGTTACCACGTGGACAAGGTGGATTTGTACCTATCGTTGATCCCAGGCTAACTTATGAAAAACAGATTAAAAATGAAACTTCAAGGGTTCAAAACTCAAACATTACTCAAGAAGGGCGAAAACGATGGAAAAGTGGAAATGGAACGGTGGTGAAAGTCGAAAGGGCTTATCCAAAAACGAGCAAGCCTAAAGCAGGGTCCAAAGAAAGGGAAGAGTTGTCCACGGTGTCAGCTAATGAACAAGATTCTCGTTGGCAAGTAACTGACACGAAAAACATCAGGTAAACGAGTCAATAAGTTGTTAAATAAGACGAGAATTGTTATACGTATCTTATTGTTCATTTTTTCAGTGCTGTTACAAATTCAACGAAGACGTCTGATTTGAGCCCCGCGGCAGACGAGTCATTGCAAGAAACAAATGAAACTTCTACATCTACCGAAATTTATAGTGGAGAAACTCTAGAGATGATTAAAAAAGCAAGTAAAAGCGAAGAAAGGCCACAAATAGAAGTAGCGAGTAGAATTGTCTGGACTACTCCGAGAGCTGCCTTGGAAACGACAAAGGAAATATCAACAGAGATATTACAAGGAGAAAAAGATTCCTACTGGGATACTGAAGTAAACGGATTTCAAAAAACGTCCAGTCCTgtaacaaacatttcaaacgaGCCGAGTGGTAAAATTATAACTTGTatcgtaattttttttacacgtaatttcaagtaaatatttctttaatattaattacagaTGACTCGAGTACTATCGTAACAGAACGATCAAGTTCCCGTTCAACCCTTTCGGAAAATCGGaaaaatttttcttccacgtcTCAAGTTTCTCGAGAAACAGAGGCATCGGCTCTTTCAGCGTTCCTGATACCAGGAGGTCAAGTACCTTCGTTGGTTCCAAATCTGCGTCCACTAGGCAGGCCAACGATAACGAAAGTTCCATCACCGCGTATTGGCCTCTCTGGTGAACCAGAGAAACAAAAATCCGTGGCAGAAGCTGTTCAACGAAATTTGGAGAATGCCGAGGAGAAATTGTTTGGCATAGATGGATCTTCCAATGAAAATGCTGAGATTCTTGAAGACAATTCCTTTAACTGGTACTTTCAACATTATAACGACACTAATTTAGAACCTTTTGTTGGTGTAGTATACAGTGGAGGTGAAAAGACTAGTGTGACTCGATCGACTTTATTGGGTCAAATATATCTCTCtcttattttgtacattttcatATAAAAACATGGAAGATTAAATATAGATATCTCCAgcacaattaatttattaaataattaatatttgaagtGCTCTTAATTACGTGTAAAATATCGGTCGGCCTGAACGGTAAAAACAAGATAAAAAGAATCCAAGTGTTACGGGACAATGTTAAAGTGTTTTAATTATGAAAAACAGATAACATGTCCATAAAAGGTTCACAATTTTGTGCTTCATGCCTATGGTcagatatgaaattttataatataaagaaaTGCACAATTGATTTATTGTGCATATCGTAATGGCGTTCACAGAGTTTTTGTGTAGTAAtgaaacacaaataaaattataaatccgaatgattgatttttattaataacgcAGTATGATAGTTAAGAAAGCTTAACTTCTCTAGaaaatatgtttataatatCTACGAATCGTGTGTTATAAGAATCTTATCTGCTACCTTCAGATGATATAGAAAACGTTGATACATTCAAACGTGCCGTGAACGACAATTGAATGGTATTGGTTTAtgaaaaaattacgaaatttttTTTACCGATATTGATACATTATATAAAAGTTATAAGTAGTTTGAAGCAGTTGCTCATTCCTAGtatgaaagaaaagaattatCAGTGAAAACATTCATTGCATTATGTCTTGTAAACGTAGTTTCATACAGAATTCTTATTAATTGTACAACATACTTGCTATAATTCGTATTTACTATAAATGGTGGAAATGTGTAACTGCAGTTCTACTATCGTATCTtttatttaatgtatatatcatactATGATAGACCACTTTAACATTCGAACATTCGATTTATTTTggtgttaatttgaaataccaATCGTTTGTAAGCACAAAATACATTTGTACATGTATAAACAAACTCTGCAACGTTTGTGAACTTCTGCAATGTTAACAGTCTCAATCACACAAATTAGTCTTAGTTTCACTTCATTCACTgacttttattttttgctttatctttttcgtcctttttttcttcttctttcttctcatcctttttcgcttctttcttatctgtttcttttttctcagcATCGCGATTGGTTAGTTTATTATTGATCAAATTGTGTAAAGCCACTATGGATCTAACGAGAGCAGCAAGATACACAACCAACATTTGATCATTTGTTTTCACGTATAATGAATCAACGAAGCTACTTTGTGTCATATCGGgcagtaaattaaaaatatcttgtAGTTGATAAACAATCTGATGATTAATAGGTAATTTTCCATTACCAACTTGTAGCAAATAATCTCTAATTTCTCTAATTTGTTCATGAAGACCTTTTAAACCTAGTAGTTGATTTGTAATTCTTTGACTAAGGGTACCAACTGTGGTGTCCTTAATATCTCTTAGTAAATGTTCTACACCTACTTCTTCTGCTTCCTCTGCACCGATTTCACTAGGAATGTGTTCAAAGGTCTTAGATGTCGGGGAACCATCCTGTAACCAATTTACAGTTATATTAATTACAATATAAATTAACATTTACATAGCAATTATGTTATGAAACATACATCGTGAACTTCTTCAACAGCTTGATACGCCTCTGTTGGAAGACCAAGATCTTTGGGTTTAGCGTCTATAATGACCAAAACAGAATTAGGGCAATATCTTCTGATTAATTCGTTAATCGCAACATCATTTTGATGTAATTTGGGCCCAGTATGATACCATCCTACTACCTTTTCACGGGCTAAAATGgattaatgaaatataaaattctgaTTGTTTATCAGCTCATGTGCTTATGTTTCCAATAGATACATACCGTTGACCTTTTTAAACATTCCATACATGTTTTCAAGATAATCATGATCAAGGAACCACACACTTTTGTCCTTATCATCTTCATCAAAAGGAACTGTAAACAAagataataatatttgatattcTTAATTCATTTAACTAAAATTTGAAATGTGTGCATGTCTATATAGGctattaaaattagaaatttttatgataaaaataactTCATCTTATCTATAAAGGTATCAAAAGAACGAtaaattagtaaaaaatatgtcattttatttaaaaagttggTAAAACTCTCAAAAGCAAATAGTGAATGATAGTAGCATCAACCTAACCTGCAAAACTGTTTGACACGTCTAGAACGCCTTTAGCCCTCCAACATCCCAAAAGAACACCAACAACTCTCTTCTGATTGCCAATTTTTCCCATACGATTAAAATGATCCACCACACTTAATAAAACTAAAGGGTGCACGACTACTTTTGTAGTTACAACCTCTTGACTCGGCATTTTTGAGCAATTCCTTTGACTTTAACCAATGAACGTAGCCACAACAGAAACAACATCCAAGTCATTCACTGACCATTCACAAAAGACCCTTCTAAGTACGTGAAAGTAAACAATATCTGACAATATAAGCGCCACTTTCAGGAAAATGTATCAACTATATCTCTATAAGATACTATATCCTAGGTATTTCCAACAagcaaaaaataataatatattaaataataattaataataattatattacaataaCCAATTATATCCTAATTTAAAATCAGCTTAAGGTCAATTTAAAGATTTTGTATATATGTaacttttatacatttttttccaatttataTCCCTCACGAGGTGAGACAAagcgaatgaaattttcatgaaatttattttctaaataattataaaaatgctTTTGCATTTATTGTAAGTACAATAAGAAATTATAGTTAGCAGCACTGTTGCGAAAACATACTCTTCCACACGTGTTTTGTTCGATTCTGAAGTACTGCAAGGTAGTTCTTATCAGATATGTAGTAATTACCTAAAGAAATGTGACAAACGTAATGTTGAGTCATGAAATATGCATctacatataatatatgtatatcttttaaTAATGATTTAATCTTATTTATTCGAGAAGGAAGGCCAATGCGTCTTACGTTTTTGCTTTCATAATGTGTATTCTTGCCGACATGTTTACCAACTGTAGAAATCAGAATAGGCGGGAAATTTTAGATTTCATATTCTTTTACAGAATGTCGAAACCAATAACCTTCGTAACCGGAAATGAAAAGAAACTGGAGGAATTTGTGACTATTCTGGGAAAGAATTTTCCACGAGAAGTTAAAAATATGAAGGTGGACCTTCCGGAATATCAAGGAGAGATAGAAGAGATTTGCGTTTCCAAATGTCGAACAGCAGCAGATATAATAAAAGGTCCTGTTATTATTGAAGACACATGTTTATGCTTCAAAGCAATGAAAGGATTGCCTGGACCTTATATCAAATGGTTCTTAGATAAATTAGGACCAGAAGGATTGTACCAAATGCTCCATGGTTGGGAAGACAAAACTGCGGAAGCGCTTTGCACTTTTGCCTATTGCGCCGGAGAACCGGAAGATCCGGTTTTATTGTTTCAGGGTAGAACCGATGGAACCATCGTGAGTCCTCGAGGACCACGAGATTTTGGTTGGGATGCATGTTTCCAGCCTTTG harbors:
- the Rpn8 gene encoding regulatory particle non-ATPase 8 — translated: MPSQEVVTTKVVVHPLVLLSVVDHFNRMGKIGNQKRVVGVLLGCWRAKGVLDVSNSFAVPFDEDDKDKSVWFLDHDYLENMYGMFKKVNAREKVVGWYHTGPKLHQNDVAINELIRRYCPNSVLVIIDAKPKDLGLPTEAYQAVEEVHDDGSPTSKTFEHIPSEIGAEEAEEVGVEHLLRDIKDTTVGTLSQRITNQLLGLKGLHEQIREIRDYLLQVGNGKLPINHQIVYQLQDIFNLLPDMTQSSFVDSLYVKTNDQMLVVYLAALVRSIVALHNLINNKLTNRDAEKKETDKKEAKKDEKKEEEKKDEKDKAKNKSQ
- the LOC117162026 gene encoding inosine triphosphate pyrophosphatase isoform X2, with amino-acid sequence MSKPITFVTGNEKKLEEFVTILGKNFPREVKNMKVDLPEYQGEIEEICVSKCRTAADIIKGPVIIEDTCLCFKAMKGLPGPYIKWFLDKLGPEGLYQMLHGWEDKTAEALCTFAYCAGEPEDPVLLFQGRTDGTIVSPRGPRDFGWDACFQPLGSDKTYAELPKEVKNQISHRSEALKKLKEHFMKEAQH
- the LOC117162026 gene encoding inosine triphosphate pyrophosphatase isoform X1; translated protein: MYQLYLYKILYPRMSKPITFVTGNEKKLEEFVTILGKNFPREVKNMKVDLPEYQGEIEEICVSKCRTAADIIKGPVIIEDTCLCFKAMKGLPGPYIKWFLDKLGPEGLYQMLHGWEDKTAEALCTFAYCAGEPEDPVLLFQGRTDGTIVSPRGPRDFGWDACFQPLGSDKTYAELPKEVKNQISHRSEALKKLKEHFMKEAQH
- the atk gene encoding artichoke, with the protein product MVKLPWGGNLFITGWFLTLFCISVSAQLGSEYGCPTQERILPCRCSTRDMEIQIWCSHSELPKVLEGLKAVSHYLDRPVDELILENNNLPSLPGKVFATLRVLRLMLRNNRLERVSSGWLEGLHDSLLELFVVEPDLRSLPVDSLENLQGLEAVTLQSKAMKKLPKFSGLPKLRYLQINSPALLELAPRNFRDLTNLEQFHVFGSPRLIRLEAGLFRSLSRLELINITDCGVHWVHPRALIDLPELKEVSLVGNSIVDAGMIGRACMDLPSLSVIRLDRNRINRLGEGAFTDLSVLSRLYLSRNYITEVFAGAFQRMPALKTVDLNHNLIHRIHPEFFPRRPGNILEEMWMINNDLSHVTELRSIMEALPRLKFLDVSHNQIEEIPFGALRGHLTLERLHLDHNRVAFLQRETFTAMPALRELRLKNNSLSNLLEAPFWNLPSLKGLDLSENYFRHIEPRLLANLPSLRRLDMSGNAVGLIEPDSFMGTPALEHINISGNALSVLHPLTFHHLANLYELDIGWNRMLEIVPGLPRNIEHLHMPMNRIIVLPAVSSQDLDLPVLRSLDLSANGIERIPPGTLTDLPNLRKLNFGYNSLRILEDGAFEGLSRLEQLDLKYNRLVTLHGRSFRPLRSLMDLNLRGSRLEVLRPDIFQENIRLQRLDLSRNNLAQIPHATFSSTRDLRELYASHNTLTELPGSLHGLTALQVLDLSFNKLNILSPETLSSLSALLELKLVRNRIRELREGAFDGLPRLTLIDLENNDLRIIERNAIRALPELQAIRLGKNRLQIIPSGAFTELPLLQSAELQENRIQEIASNAFINVPHLLFLNLSNNHLPSLDYVGLESLRSLEVLDLSNNRLSRVSSNSLASMEWLVELKMDNNRICTIQGSPFDEMPRLRVLSLRSNRMASVSEAAFKRLRSNIAVLDIDGNPLSCSCGMLWLRGWLQQASSEGPRCADGSLFKEIRLSRQDCQRERQIDPIHPGCEAEMIDVAPYPVSSSIFGATEMVPLRMNLKDSSTQNPPNTQDTDYFYDYPDYQDGKSNTTNVTFTSTQFLTTIAPEAVKATQTTEMIQPSTNNTIPIKKGTSMPPSPSSSGFTFFGVPLPSLNFNLWGNSRKKFERKNSSGRPGRGRYRMFPPTEPEIHRGGFVPLPRGQGGFVPIVDPRLTYEKQIKNETSRVQNSNITQEGRKRWKSGNGTVVKVERAYPKTSKPKAGSKEREELSTVSANEQDSRWQVTDTKNISAVTNSTKTSDLSPAADESLQETNETSTSTEIYSGETLEMIKKASKSEERPQIEVASRIVWTTPRAALETTKEISTEILQGEKDSYWDTEVNGFQKTSSPVTNISNEPSDDSSTIVTERSSSRSTLSENRKNFSSTSQVSRETEASALSAFLIPGGQVPSLVPNLRPLGRPTITKVPSPRIGLSGEPEKQKSVAEAVQRNLENAEEKLFGIDGSSNENAEILEDNSFNWYFQHYNDTNLEPFVGVVYSGGEKTSVTRSTLLGQIYLSLILYIFI